Proteins from a genomic interval of uncultured Methanocorpusculum sp.:
- the nadE gene encoding NAD(+) synthase gives MTEVTCECIGCEIVKTKDLIRQTVWEANAQGVVIGISGGIDSAVACSLCCKALSPKRVLGVNMPVSSNNPQDHLDAEELCRGLGVELITVPLEDVRAAFLAAPHITDTPVLRGNIAARLRMTTLYNIATARRYLVCGTSNKTEYMIGYSTKWGDSAADIQPLLHLWKKDVYLLAKELGVPESIIRKAPSAGFWEGQSDEGELGMSYADLDAALIELEKNGGIPNNPYEEKALGFIQCSRHKRAPAANRLFT, from the coding sequence ATGACCGAAGTAACCTGTGAATGTATCGGATGCGAGATCGTAAAAACCAAAGACCTCATCAGACAGACCGTCTGGGAAGCAAACGCCCAAGGAGTGGTCATCGGAATCTCCGGCGGGATCGATTCGGCGGTCGCCTGCTCGCTCTGCTGTAAAGCTCTCTCCCCTAAACGGGTGCTTGGCGTGAATATGCCGGTCTCATCCAACAATCCGCAGGATCATCTGGACGCGGAAGAACTCTGCCGCGGCCTCGGCGTCGAGCTGATCACGGTCCCTCTGGAAGATGTACGGGCAGCTTTCCTTGCCGCACCCCACATCACCGACACTCCGGTCCTCAGAGGAAACATCGCGGCACGCCTTCGAATGACCACATTATACAATATCGCCACGGCCCGCAGATATCTCGTCTGCGGGACCTCGAACAAAACCGAGTATATGATCGGCTACTCAACCAAATGGGGAGACTCCGCGGCCGACATCCAGCCGCTCCTTCATCTCTGGAAAAAGGACGTGTACCTCCTCGCAAAGGAACTGGGCGTCCCCGAATCGATCATCAGAAAAGCTCCGAGCGCAGGATTCTGGGAAGGTCAAAGCGACGAAGGAGAGCTCGGCATGAGTTATGCCGATCTGGACGCCGCATTGATCGAACTGGAAAAGAACGGCGGCATTCCAAACAATCCATACGAGGAGAAGGCACTCGGATTCATCCAGTGCTCGAGACACAAACGGGCACCGGCGGCAAACCGGCTCTTCACCTGA
- a CDS encoding 50S ribosomal protein L37ae codes for MASKSKHVAKGRVTGSAGRFGPRYGRFCRKMVNESEKISRAKHLCPMCDTIAVKRVGTGIWECRKCGYKYAGGAYVPQTPGLKVVLRTIETKGV; via the coding sequence ATGGCATCCAAGAGTAAACATGTTGCAAAAGGACGCGTCACCGGCAGCGCCGGACGCTTTGGTCCGAGATACGGCCGTTTCTGCCGTAAGATGGTCAATGAGAGCGAGAAGATCTCCCGCGCGAAGCACCTGTGCCCGATGTGCGATACGATCGCTGTAAAGCGTGTCGGAACCGGCATCTGGGAATGCAGAAAATGCGGATACAAATACGCAGGCGGCGCCTACGTTCCGCAGACCCCCGGCCTCAAGGTCGTTCTTCGTACTATCGAGACCAAAGGAGTATAA
- a CDS encoding PUA domain-containing protein gives MSKGSLQRVRRIADFQFGRGAGEALFPDQVTFSYSNTKRVRYVSLAKDRLVTVRANDGRFTLGYPGASALHAFLPAPANRVVIMEDAVPFVADGKNAMAKHVISSDPNIHAEDEVFVVDESDNLIATGMAILSGSEMIGFNYGTAVKVRQGRNKK, from the coding sequence TTGTCGAAGGGCAGCTTACAGCGGGTCCGAAGGATCGCTGACTTCCAGTTCGGGAGAGGCGCAGGAGAAGCCCTGTTCCCGGATCAGGTCACGTTCTCGTACTCAAACACAAAAAGGGTACGATACGTCAGCCTCGCAAAGGACAGGCTGGTCACCGTGCGGGCAAATGACGGACGATTCACACTCGGGTATCCCGGAGCGAGCGCCCTGCATGCATTTCTCCCGGCCCCTGCAAATCGTGTCGTGATCATGGAGGACGCGGTGCCTTTTGTTGCCGACGGCAAAAATGCCATGGCAAAACACGTAATTTCGAGCGACCCCAATATCCACGCAGAAGACGAGGTGTTCGTCGTCGATGAATCGGACAATCTGATAGCCACCGGGATGGCAATTCTTTCCGGAAGCGAAATGATCGGATTTAATTATGGAACAGCAGTAAAAGTTAGACAAGGAAGGAACAAAAAATGA
- a CDS encoding DNA-directed RNA polymerase subunit P: MVAYKCARCKQLVEIGTNIRCPYCGHRILFKARGAGTKELKAR, from the coding sequence ATGGTTGCTTATAAGTGCGCCCGCTGTAAACAGTTGGTTGAGATCGGTACGAACATCCGCTGCCCCTACTGCGGTCACCGTATTCTTTTCAAGGCCCGCGGAGCCGGCACGAAAGAACTGAAAGCCAGATGA
- a CDS encoding nascent polypeptide-associated complex protein codes for MMPGVNPKQMKAAMKKMGMKMDEIEDVTKVVVYTPNGNYVFENAQVVGITMQGQTSYQLTGDVHFEEAEVEIPETDVELVASQTSVSPDVAREALVECKGDIAEAILKLTSV; via the coding sequence ATGATGCCAGGAGTAAATCCCAAACAGATGAAAGCAGCGATGAAAAAGATGGGCATGAAGATGGACGAGATCGAGGACGTGACCAAAGTCGTCGTGTACACCCCGAACGGGAATTACGTCTTCGAGAATGCCCAGGTCGTCGGCATCACGATGCAGGGACAGACCTCGTATCAGCTTACGGGCGATGTTCACTTCGAAGAGGCCGAAGTCGAGATCCCCGAAACGGATGTGGAGCTTGTTGCCTCCCAGACCTCGGTGTCGCCTGACGTGGCCCGCGAAGCTCTCGTTGAGTGCAAAGGGGACATTGCCGAGGCAATTTTAAAACTGACTTCTGTATGA
- the psmA gene encoding archaeal proteasome endopeptidase complex subunit alpha gives MQPQQYQMGGYDRAITMFSPDGRLYQVEYAREAVKRGTTAVGIKCKTGVVLLVDKRVNSRLLEPSSIEKIFRIDEHIGVASSGLVGDARILVDRARIEAQINRVSYGEPVDVETLAKKLCDHMQSYTLFGGARPYGTALLIAGAESSPTGTKYHLFETDPSGTLLEYSATGIGIGRPAVIKLFEQEYKETCSAEEAVLLGLKALHTATEGKFDMNTVEIGIAGEYSKKHSSKKESETANGTKISTIAFRKLNADEVKAAVAKFSKTTPAKKE, from the coding sequence ATGCAGCCACAACAATATCAAATGGGCGGGTACGATCGTGCCATCACGATGTTCTCCCCCGACGGACGTCTGTATCAGGTTGAATATGCACGTGAAGCGGTAAAACGGGGAACGACCGCGGTTGGTATCAAATGCAAGACGGGCGTCGTACTTCTCGTTGACAAACGGGTCAACTCCCGTCTTCTGGAACCCTCGTCGATCGAGAAGATCTTCCGGATCGACGAACACATCGGTGTCGCTTCCTCGGGCCTTGTCGGCGACGCCCGGATCCTTGTCGACCGTGCCCGGATCGAGGCTCAGATCAACCGGGTAAGCTACGGCGAACCGGTCGATGTGGAGACGCTGGCAAAGAAACTTTGCGACCACATGCAGAGCTACACCCTGTTCGGCGGGGCACGCCCTTACGGTACGGCGCTTCTGATCGCCGGTGCCGAGTCGTCACCGACTGGAACAAAGTATCATCTCTTCGAGACCGATCCGTCCGGAACCCTTCTCGAGTACTCCGCAACCGGTATCGGTATCGGCAGACCCGCGGTCATCAAACTCTTCGAACAGGAGTACAAAGAAACCTGCTCGGCGGAAGAAGCGGTCCTGCTTGGTCTTAAAGCCCTGCACACCGCGACCGAAGGCAAGTTCGATATGAACACCGTCGAGATCGGTATCGCGGGCGAGTATTCCAAGAAGCACTCTTCCAAAAAGGAGAGCGAGACCGCGAACGGAACAAAAATATCGACCATCGCATTTAGAAAACTGAATGCGGATGAAGTAAAGGCAGCTGTTGCCAAATTTTCCAAGACGACTCCTGCGAAAAAGGAGTGA
- a CDS encoding methyltransferase domain-containing protein: MIGPNRIIVRGNGREYYVRAGEGKLSTDLGIIDLSEAANLESGDVILTHLGKPFNVFVPKATDFFSHGKRTGAPMMPKDIGMVMAYTGMCRRDRVLDAGTGSGIAAIFFGGCAGSVVTCEARPEFSKIAEGNIRDAGLDNVECRACDVLEVADGPYDIVHLDMQIQPEHVRHAYSLLKIGGYFATYTPFLEQTFCVMDTARELFGEEDVMTFECMERELTRSKRGTRPSTRVSHTGYLTVCRKL, encoded by the coding sequence ATGATCGGACCAAACAGAATCATCGTCCGCGGAAACGGACGCGAGTATTATGTCAGGGCCGGTGAGGGAAAGCTCTCGACAGATCTTGGCATTATCGATCTTTCCGAGGCCGCTAATCTTGAGAGCGGAGATGTGATCCTGACCCATCTGGGGAAACCGTTCAACGTTTTCGTCCCGAAAGCAACGGACTTTTTCTCGCACGGAAAACGAACCGGTGCTCCGATGATGCCAAAAGACATCGGGATGGTCATGGCATACACGGGAATGTGTCGGCGTGACCGCGTGCTGGATGCCGGAACCGGGTCGGGGATCGCGGCCATCTTCTTCGGCGGATGTGCGGGATCGGTCGTCACCTGCGAGGCACGGCCCGAGTTTTCCAAAATAGCGGAAGGAAACATCAGGGACGCGGGGCTCGACAACGTTGAGTGCCGGGCCTGCGATGTTCTGGAGGTCGCTGACGGACCCTACGACATCGTGCATCTGGATATGCAGATCCAGCCCGAACATGTCAGGCATGCATATTCCCTGCTGAAAATCGGCGGATACTTCGCAACCTATACGCCGTTTCTCGAACAGACGTTCTGCGTGATGGATACCGCACGGGAACTGTTCGGCGAAGAGGACGTCATGACCTTCGAGTGCATGGAGCGGGAACTCACCCGAAGCAAACGGGGAACAAGGCCATCAACACGCGTTTCGCACACCGGCTACCTAACGGTCTGCCGAAAACTCTGA
- the moaC gene encoding cyclic pyranopterin monophosphate synthase MoaC, which yields MPVFTHLNENNEVHMVDVTPKPDVSREATAKGRIYLRPETLAAIAEGLVLKGNVLATAQVAGTLAVKQTWALIPMCHPLPVGGVTIWFEQTNEYIEAFCRVKTYGKTGIEMEALTGVSLSLLTIWDMVKSAEKDEAGQYPVTRIDGISVVEKIKGTPE from the coding sequence ATGCCGGTTTTTACTCATCTGAATGAAAATAACGAAGTCCACATGGTGGATGTGACGCCAAAACCCGACGTGTCCCGTGAAGCTACCGCAAAAGGGCGGATTTATCTGCGGCCCGAGACGCTTGCGGCCATCGCCGAAGGCCTGGTTCTGAAAGGAAATGTGCTTGCGACCGCCCAGGTGGCCGGGACGCTTGCGGTAAAACAGACCTGGGCTTTGATCCCGATGTGCCACCCTCTTCCGGTCGGTGGAGTAACGATCTGGTTTGAACAGACGAACGAGTACATCGAGGCGTTCTGCCGCGTGAAGACCTACGGGAAGACCGGCATCGAGATGGAAGCCCTGACCGGCGTGTCGCTTTCCCTTCTGACGATCTGGGATATGGTCAAGTCCGCGGAAAAGGACGAGGCCGGCCAGTATCCGGTGACTCGTATCGACGGGATCTCCGTTGTAGAGAAGATCAAGGGCACTCCTGAGTGA
- a CDS encoding ribosome assembly factor SBDS produces MISLDDAVTARLETHGLKFELLVDPELADKMRHGEDLDIEDVVAAMYVYENASRGDKSPDEDLIKAFKTTDFTEIAKHIILKGEIHLTTEQRRHLIEEKRRRVITFIARNAVNPQTGLPHPVMRIEMALDQVRINYDPFKSVDDLVKEAVKALRPILPIRFEERRIATKFPMDFAAKAYASISSAAYVTMDKNEWQNDGSWICVVTIPAGMQEEFFNLANAAAKGDAQLKILE; encoded by the coding sequence ATGATTTCCCTTGATGATGCAGTAACCGCCCGTCTGGAGACACACGGGCTGAAATTTGAACTGTTGGTTGATCCCGAACTTGCTGACAAAATGAGGCACGGCGAGGATCTCGACATCGAAGATGTTGTTGCAGCAATGTATGTGTACGAGAACGCTTCGCGCGGAGACAAGTCCCCGGACGAAGATCTGATCAAAGCGTTCAAGACCACCGATTTTACCGAGATCGCAAAGCATATCATTCTCAAAGGCGAAATCCATCTGACGACCGAGCAGCGCCGTCACCTGATTGAAGAAAAACGCAGACGCGTCATCACCTTCATCGCACGAAACGCCGTGAACCCGCAGACCGGTCTCCCGCATCCAGTCATGCGTATCGAGATGGCGCTGGATCAGGTCCGCATAAACTACGATCCCTTCAAGTCCGTGGACGATCTGGTCAAGGAGGCCGTAAAAGCGCTCCGCCCGATCCTTCCGATCCGGTTCGAGGAACGGCGTATCGCCACCAAATTCCCGATGGACTTTGCGGCAAAAGCGTATGCCTCCATCTCCAGCGCGGCGTATGTCACTATGGATAAAAACGAGTGGCAGAACGACGGGTCCTGGATCTGCGTCGTGACGATCCCTGCCGGCATGCAGGAAGAGTTCTTCAATCTGGCGAACGCTGCGGCGAAAGGCGATGCTCAGCTCAAGATACTTGAGTAA
- a CDS encoding 50S ribosomal protein L15e, protein MSKSMYGYVRDAWKKPAESGVKKLLWERMQTWRRQGAVVRLERPTRIDRARELGYKAKQGIIVVRASIRRGGRRKSRYIRGRRTNRMGMRKATPGKNLQSIAEERAATRYPNMEVLNSYWVGQDGKSKYYEVILVDRNSPSVLADKNLAWVADTRGRVFRGKTSAGRRARGLHNRGTGTEKCRPSLTSHKNQGK, encoded by the coding sequence ATGTCGAAATCAATGTATGGATATGTCCGTGACGCGTGGAAAAAGCCCGCAGAGTCCGGAGTAAAGAAGCTCCTTTGGGAGAGAATGCAGACCTGGCGCCGTCAGGGTGCCGTTGTTCGGCTTGAGCGCCCGACCCGTATCGACAGAGCACGGGAGCTCGGATATAAAGCAAAACAGGGCATCATCGTTGTTCGTGCATCCATCCGCCGCGGTGGCCGCAGAAAATCGAGATACATCCGCGGACGCAGAACCAACCGTATGGGAATGCGCAAAGCAACCCCCGGCAAGAACCTGCAGTCCATCGCAGAAGAGCGCGCCGCAACCCGCTACCCGAACATGGAAGTTTTAAACTCCTACTGGGTAGGTCAGGACGGAAAGAGCAAGTACTACGAGGTCATCCTTGTTGACAGAAACAGCCCGTCTGTTCTCGCCGACAAGAACCTTGCATGGGTCGCAGACACCCGTGGACGTGTGTTCCGTGGAAAGACTTCCGCCGGAAGAAGGGCACGCGGTCTCCACAACCGCGGAACCGGAACTGAAAAGTGCCGGCCAAGCCTTACCTCCCACAAGAATCAGGGTAAATAA
- a CDS encoding RNase P subunit p30 family protein has protein sequence MITDACVYANDSSNTTLRRFALTAASCGFSRIIACDSSEEISEYAGVSILKGKMIGRVTGKAFLDAVRKTPAGTVVFVQAGENGFNRTAITIKGVHLLTGIADLPKGGFDHITAKMAAQQNTGVVLDLSRIIDPKTRRAALSRYAEILAFHRKYCFPLLLASGASDCLGQRNIQEVAALAELFGMTKEEANAALSSLDGILYPKKTVEIVGKES, from the coding sequence ATGATAACAGACGCATGCGTGTATGCGAATGACTCGTCAAACACCACGCTTCGTCGCTTTGCTCTGACCGCCGCTTCCTGCGGTTTTTCCCGGATCATTGCCTGTGACTCCTCAGAGGAAATCTCCGAGTATGCCGGCGTTTCGATCCTGAAAGGAAAAATGATCGGCAGAGTGACCGGGAAGGCATTCCTCGATGCCGTCAGAAAAACCCCTGCGGGCACGGTCGTGTTCGTGCAGGCCGGTGAAAACGGTTTCAATCGTACGGCGATCACCATAAAAGGCGTGCATCTTCTGACCGGCATTGCGGATCTTCCAAAGGGCGGATTCGATCACATCACGGCAAAGATGGCGGCGCAGCAGAACACCGGAGTCGTTCTTGATCTCTCCCGGATCATCGATCCAAAGACCCGGCGGGCGGCTCTTTCCCGGTATGCCGAGATCCTCGCCTTCCACCGGAAGTACTGTTTCCCGCTTTTGCTCGCCAGTGGTGCGTCCGACTGTCTTGGGCAGAGAAACATCCAGGAAGTCGCTGCGCTTGCCGAGCTCTTCGGCATGACGAAGGAAGAAGCGAACGCCGCTCTTTCTTCACTTGACGGGATACTCTATCCGAAAAAGACGGTCGAGATCGTGGGGAAGGAATCATGA
- a CDS encoding NAD(P)H-hydrate dehydratase, with protein MIFTGEPKTPEARAAFSALEGCPVERVSSCSAEDFSADVIVDALLGTGASLHLREPYASLVDLMNAAKGRFLACDMPTPGGRADRVIAFHLAKTEGAEVYSIGIPFGAEVFCGKGDLLSVPKKPAGAHKGWAGYVLVIGGGPYQGAPFLAGTAALRSGADVVRVATPVDGFMPDLILERLPGNKVGKEHLTRLLALAENADVVIAGPGLGADPESLEVASQVVSAAKRAVVDADLLRNPLPKARGQTIYTPHAGEFARVFCPVPEKLGERGIIVREAAKRAGGTVLLKGAVDVISDGSRVKFNRSGAPGMTTGGTGDVLSGVCGGLLARMDAFEAACAAVHAAGLAGELADEDTGDGLIATDLLRHLAYILYKEK; from the coding sequence GTGATCTTTACCGGCGAGCCGAAAACGCCGGAGGCACGGGCGGCGTTTTCTGCCCTGGAAGGCTGTCCGGTGGAACGTGTTTCTTCCTGTTCGGCCGAAGATTTCTCCGCCGATGTCATCGTGGACGCCCTTCTTGGGACCGGCGCATCCCTGCATCTGAGAGAACCGTATGCCTCCCTGGTGGATCTGATGAACGCGGCAAAAGGCCGGTTCCTCGCCTGCGATATGCCGACGCCGGGTGGCCGGGCAGACCGAGTTATCGCTTTTCATCTCGCAAAGACTGAAGGGGCCGAGGTGTACAGTATCGGGATTCCGTTCGGCGCCGAGGTTTTCTGCGGGAAGGGGGATCTTCTTTCCGTTCCGAAAAAGCCGGCCGGGGCACACAAGGGATGGGCAGGCTATGTGCTTGTGATCGGCGGCGGGCCGTATCAGGGTGCGCCGTTCCTTGCAGGGACCGCCGCCCTTCGTTCGGGGGCGGACGTCGTCCGCGTGGCAACTCCCGTTGATGGATTCATGCCGGATCTGATCCTCGAGAGACTGCCGGGAAACAAAGTGGGCAAAGAACATCTGACCCGTCTGCTTGCTTTGGCAGAGAATGCGGATGTGGTGATCGCCGGACCCGGGCTCGGCGCCGATCCGGAAAGTCTCGAGGTTGCTTCGCAGGTGGTCTCCGCCGCGAAACGTGCGGTGGTGGATGCCGATCTCCTGCGTAATCCTCTGCCGAAAGCACGGGGACAGACGATCTACACGCCGCATGCAGGCGAGTTTGCCCGGGTCTTCTGCCCAGTCCCGGAGAAACTCGGCGAGCGGGGGATCATTGTTCGTGAAGCCGCGAAGCGTGCCGGCGGAACGGTTCTGTTGAAAGGAGCGGTCGATGTTATTTCGGACGGATCCAGGGTGAAGTTCAACCGGTCCGGCGCTCCGGGCATGACGACGGGAGGAACCGGCGATGTTCTTTCAGGCGTCTGCGGCGGACTTCTTGCCCGGATGGATGCCTTCGAGGCCGCCTGCGCCGCGGTGCATGCCGCGGGACTTGCCGGGGAGCTGGCCGATGAAGACACCGGGGACGGTCTAATCGCAACCGATTTACTCAGGCACCTTGCATACATATTGTATAAGGAGAAATAA
- a CDS encoding DHH family phosphoesterase codes for MGFVEDVSRAAEMIREANAATLISHIDADGITSEAIISRAVSRLGIPVNPIFVRQLEPMTMKYIPNDDMLKIFTDLGGGQQNLLEEAGIPADKVLILDHHISQPAPGGTEYFQVNSQFYGEEYTKCSAAGITYLVARKLDPINKDLAKLSVVGNVGDMMARENRGLIGVARWIAEDGADFGQIKITLGLNCYGLSTRPLHVCLSNSDDPIIPGISGKPGEAAALLCRTGIYESPSDQRLWEELSPEEVKMLTSVLAEQMIANGEAPNGLVAELYFFPDEMEKTPLRNASEYATMLNACGRWTKPKIGEAVCFGDRGQKYREAEHMLRHHRSIIRELCEYIIEKGVEDIGSIQVIHTGEKYPDTIVGIGAGMALSKLDTDKPILVMCSVADEPDLIKVSMRTYEKVLRRGVDLQEALVMAAAEVGGAGGGHNIAAGAYIPKGCENDFTRRVNELVEGQLTAGPKDR; via the coding sequence ATGGGATTCGTTGAAGATGTCAGCCGTGCCGCAGAGATGATCCGGGAAGCGAATGCCGCGACCCTCATCTCCCATATCGACGCCGACGGGATCACCAGCGAAGCGATCATCTCGCGGGCGGTCTCCCGACTGGGCATCCCGGTAAACCCGATCTTCGTCCGCCAGCTCGAACCGATGACGATGAAGTACATCCCAAACGACGACATGCTGAAAATCTTCACCGATCTTGGCGGGGGCCAGCAGAATCTTCTGGAAGAAGCAGGGATCCCGGCAGATAAAGTCCTCATCCTTGACCACCATATAAGCCAGCCGGCACCCGGCGGGACCGAATACTTTCAGGTCAACTCTCAGTTTTACGGCGAGGAATACACAAAATGCAGCGCGGCGGGGATCACCTATCTCGTCGCAAGAAAGCTTGACCCAATAAACAAGGATCTTGCAAAACTTTCCGTTGTTGGAAACGTCGGCGATATGATGGCAAGAGAAAATCGCGGCCTGATCGGTGTTGCCAGATGGATCGCAGAAGACGGAGCCGACTTTGGACAAATAAAAATTACCCTTGGGCTGAATTGTTACGGTCTTTCAACACGACCGCTGCATGTCTGCCTCTCGAACTCTGATGACCCAATCATCCCCGGCATCTCCGGCAAACCGGGGGAGGCGGCCGCTCTCCTCTGCAGGACCGGGATCTATGAATCTCCGTCAGATCAGCGGCTCTGGGAAGAACTGTCTCCCGAGGAGGTAAAAATGCTGACGAGCGTTCTCGCCGAACAGATGATCGCAAACGGGGAAGCACCGAACGGGCTTGTTGCCGAACTCTACTTTTTCCCGGACGAGATGGAAAAGACGCCGCTCCGAAACGCCTCCGAGTATGCCACGATGCTGAACGCCTGCGGGCGGTGGACCAAACCGAAGATCGGCGAGGCGGTCTGTTTCGGCGACCGGGGACAAAAATACCGGGAAGCCGAACATATGCTCAGACATCACCGGTCCATCATCCGGGAACTCTGCGAGTACATTATCGAAAAGGGCGTGGAGGATATCGGATCCATACAGGTGATCCATACCGGAGAGAAGTATCCGGACACGATAGTTGGGATCGGCGCAGGGATGGCGCTTTCAAAACTCGACACCGATAAGCCGATCCTTGTTATGTGCAGCGTAGCAGACGAGCCGGACCTCATCAAAGTCTCGATGCGGACCTACGAAAAGGTCCTGCGCAGAGGGGTCGATCTGCAGGAGGCGCTGGTCATGGCCGCTGCCGAGGTAGGGGGAGCAGGCGGAGGGCATAATATTGCAGCAGGCGCATATATCCCCAAAGGATGCGAGAATGATTTCACCAGAAGAGTTAACGAGCTTGTCGAAGGGCAGCTTACAGCGGGTCCGAAGGATCGCTGA
- a CDS encoding NAD(P)/FAD-dependent oxidoreductase translates to MIYVIGGGPAGRMVALRLAGAGKEVTLLERKAIGGTCIHDGCMLVCGLNDVARSINTISFLKNSGVIDGNASVRFPDVIQKLEGVQRKLETILERETKAAGVVIEYDAEAEIRDGKLFVNGEPREAENIIIATGAGINVPDIPGSALPGTYTAKMLRTMTTLPKKLAIIGGGISAAEFAYIYAAFGCEVTLFCRSVLLSVLPEKMMKAVHRDLANVTILYGQVEEILGKDKVEGVRMDGQDLPFDAVLFATGMKAETTLFTGMEKNPDGSIKVNEQMETSIPGIYAAGDVTGAPYFTPVARLQGFAAADAILGHPRTVDLSQIPFTIVLGLDYTICATKKGEEGVTFSSPNIAGPESLWHVADGSVGSMHLTVGKEDGHILGFATAAPSTSIVGTYLGYLVRKGVTVHEFSPMLEVHPTPDGMYSMIRLADDALNKQ, encoded by the coding sequence ATGATCTACGTTATAGGCGGAGGACCTGCCGGGCGGATGGTGGCGCTCCGCCTCGCCGGAGCCGGAAAAGAGGTCACCCTTCTTGAGAGAAAGGCGATCGGCGGAACCTGCATCCATGATGGATGCATGCTCGTCTGCGGACTGAACGATGTTGCCCGCAGCATCAATACCATATCTTTTTTGAAAAATTCAGGAGTTATCGACGGCAATGCATCCGTCAGGTTCCCGGACGTTATCCAGAAACTCGAAGGAGTCCAGCGGAAACTTGAGACCATCCTCGAACGGGAAACGAAAGCGGCAGGCGTCGTTATCGAGTATGATGCCGAAGCGGAGATCCGAGATGGAAAACTGTTTGTAAACGGAGAGCCGCGTGAAGCGGAGAATATCATCATCGCGACCGGAGCCGGCATCAATGTGCCGGACATTCCGGGCAGCGCCCTTCCCGGTACGTACACCGCAAAGATGCTTCGAACGATGACAACGCTCCCAAAAAAGCTCGCGATCATCGGCGGAGGCATCTCTGCAGCCGAATTCGCCTACATCTATGCGGCATTCGGATGCGAAGTGACCCTTTTCTGCAGAAGTGTTCTCCTGTCCGTCCTTCCCGAAAAGATGATGAAGGCGGTACACCGGGATCTTGCAAATGTCACGATATTATATGGACAGGTCGAGGAGATTCTCGGAAAGGATAAGGTCGAGGGAGTCAGAATGGACGGGCAGGATCTGCCTTTCGATGCGGTGCTTTTCGCGACCGGTATGAAAGCCGAGACCACACTTTTTACCGGCATGGAGAAAAATCCGGACGGTTCGATCAAAGTGAACGAACAGATGGAAACATCGATACCGGGAATATATGCCGCCGGCGATGTGACCGGCGCACCGTACTTCACCCCGGTCGCCCGCCTTCAGGGATTTGCGGCGGCAGATGCCATACTCGGACACCCGCGGACCGTGGATCTGTCTCAGATCCCGTTCACTATCGTTCTTGGTCTGGACTACACCATCTGTGCCACGAAAAAAGGAGAGGAGGGGGTAACCTTTTCTTCGCCCAACATCGCCGGACCAGAGTCGCTCTGGCATGTGGCGGACGGATCGGTCGGGTCCATGCATCTTACCGTTGGAAAAGAAGATGGACATATCCTCGGCTTTGCCACTGCCGCGCCTTCTACGAGCATTGTCGGAACGTATCTTGGATATCTGGTCCGCAAAGGAGTGACCGTACACGAGTTTTCTCCCATGCTCGAAGTCCACCCGACCCCCGACGGCATGTACTCGATGATCCGTCTCGCGGATGACGCTTTGAACAAACAGTAG
- a CDS encoding Rpp14/Pop5 family protein, which yields MSVLPPTLRENRRYVLFRIITMVNPTQKEVYRSMADSVSALFGDAGAAKMHPAVVWSEGEYAIARCTRGYEQSLIAALAVVTKVCGEPAAFRSLATSGTILSLIKEGGSRKHRRHHISGVFVRR from the coding sequence ATGAGCGTTCTTCCGCCGACCCTTCGCGAAAACCGGCGTTACGTTCTGTTTCGCATAATCACCATGGTGAACCCGACCCAAAAGGAGGTGTACCGGTCCATGGCGGATTCGGTCTCCGCACTTTTCGGTGACGCCGGAGCAGCAAAAATGCACCCGGCCGTCGTCTGGTCCGAAGGCGAGTATGCGATCGCCAGATGTACCCGCGGATACGAACAGTCCCTCATCGCCGCTTTGGCCGTTGTCACCAAAGTCTGCGGAGAACCTGCGGCATTTCGCTCGCTCGCTACATCCGGCACGATCCTTTCTTTAATAAAAGAAGGTGGTTCCCGAAAGCATCGACGACACCACATATCCGGGGTATTTGTGCGCAGGTAA